A genomic stretch from Nocardia wallacei includes:
- a CDS encoding SulP family inorganic anion transporter — translation MSTDTDTSPRSEISPERSWSDRLSSVSRHDLPASIVVFLVALPLSLGIAIASDAPIAAGLIAAAVGGIVVGVLGGAPLQVSGPAAGLTVVVAETIHQFGWKTTCFITVAAGLLQVVFGLSRIARAALAIAPVVVHAMLAGIGVTIALQQVHVLLGGSSRSSAWENVTELPWQLLHLHGADVVAGVIVIAIIVAWRWVPARVKIVPGPLVAVLAGTVLSLVLPGEPVRIVIEGSLFDAIGLPGMPEGDWGAVVLAVLTIALIASVESLLSAVAVDKLHTGKRTNFDRELMAQGAANMTSGLLGGLPVTGVIVRSSTNVAAGARSKASAFLHGVWILVFSVALVGVVQQIPKSALAGLLIVVGVQLVKLAHIRLARRTGDLAVYAVTIAAVVLLNLLEGVLIGLALAFVLLLWRVVKVSVHAAPVTGTERWIVSIDGTCTFLALPKLTKELAKVPTGTDVLVELTVDFLDHAAYEAIHDWARQHENTGGNVEFAEIGTARMAHVFNGPPRRGRARGLLDGALGPWRERTGNVINTGIVAYHRGHAHVVRPHLDELRDRQDPHSLFLTCADSRIVPNVITNSGPGDLFTVRNVGNLIPADGSDASIEAALAFAVENLHVRNIVVCGHSSCGAMRAVLDGTPAAPGLEEWLAHARPSLARFRAAPPVALAAAAAGYDEVAQLSMVNVAVQLQTLQAHPIVSRAIAEHGLTVSGLFFDIGTARVIEITTDTIGEIVDTDHRSDQSTS, via the coding sequence ATGTCCACCGACACCGACACGTCCCCCAGATCGGAGATCTCGCCGGAGAGATCGTGGTCTGATCGTTTGTCTTCTGTTTCTCGCCATGATCTGCCTGCGTCGATTGTGGTGTTCTTGGTGGCCCTGCCGTTGTCGCTGGGTATCGCTATCGCGTCGGATGCGCCGATCGCGGCGGGGTTGATCGCGGCCGCGGTGGGCGGGATCGTGGTGGGGGTGCTGGGCGGGGCGCCGTTGCAGGTGTCCGGTCCGGCTGCGGGGTTGACGGTGGTGGTCGCGGAGACCATTCACCAGTTCGGGTGGAAGACAACGTGTTTCATCACGGTGGCGGCGGGGTTGCTGCAGGTGGTGTTCGGGTTGTCGCGGATCGCGCGGGCGGCGTTGGCGATCGCGCCGGTGGTGGTGCACGCGATGCTGGCCGGTATCGGGGTGACGATCGCGTTGCAGCAGGTGCATGTGCTGCTGGGTGGGTCCTCGCGTAGTTCGGCGTGGGAGAACGTGACGGAGTTGCCGTGGCAGTTGCTGCATCTGCACGGCGCGGATGTGGTGGCCGGGGTGATCGTGATCGCGATCATCGTGGCGTGGCGGTGGGTGCCGGCGCGGGTGAAGATCGTTCCCGGGCCGTTGGTCGCGGTGCTGGCCGGGACGGTGTTGTCGCTGGTGTTGCCGGGTGAGCCGGTGCGGATCGTGATCGAGGGGTCGTTGTTCGACGCGATCGGGTTGCCGGGGATGCCCGAGGGGGACTGGGGTGCGGTGGTGCTGGCGGTGCTGACCATCGCGTTGATCGCCAGTGTGGAGTCGTTGCTGTCGGCGGTGGCGGTGGACAAGCTGCACACCGGTAAGCGCACCAATTTCGATCGGGAGTTGATGGCGCAGGGGGCGGCGAACATGACCTCGGGGTTGCTGGGCGGGTTGCCGGTGACCGGGGTGATCGTGCGGAGTTCGACCAATGTCGCCGCGGGTGCGCGGTCCAAGGCGTCGGCGTTTCTGCACGGGGTGTGGATCCTGGTGTTCTCCGTCGCGCTGGTCGGGGTGGTGCAGCAGATCCCGAAGTCGGCGCTGGCGGGATTGCTGATCGTGGTCGGTGTCCAGTTGGTGAAACTGGCTCATATCCGGCTCGCGCGCCGCACCGGGGACCTGGCGGTGTATGCGGTCACCATCGCCGCGGTGGTGTTGCTGAACCTGCTCGAGGGCGTGCTGATCGGGTTGGCGCTGGCGTTCGTGCTGCTGCTGTGGCGGGTGGTGAAAGTATCGGTACACGCCGCCCCGGTCACCGGCACCGAGCGGTGGATCGTCAGTATCGACGGCACCTGCACCTTCCTCGCACTGCCGAAACTGACCAAGGAACTCGCCAAGGTCCCCACCGGCACCGACGTCCTGGTCGAACTCACCGTCGACTTCCTCGACCACGCCGCCTACGAAGCCATCCACGACTGGGCCCGCCAACACGAAAACACCGGCGGCAACGTCGAATTCGCCGAGATAGGTACCGCGCGGATGGCACACGTGTTCAACGGCCCGCCGCGGCGCGGACGCGCTCGCGGGCTGCTCGACGGTGCCCTCGGGCCCTGGCGTGAACGCACCGGCAATGTCATCAACACCGGCATCGTCGCCTATCACCGGGGGCATGCCCACGTGGTGCGGCCGCACCTGGACGAGTTACGGGATCGGCAGGACCCGCACTCGCTGTTCCTCACCTGCGCCGACTCCCGGATCGTGCCCAACGTGATCACCAACAGCGGCCCCGGCGACCTGTTCACCGTCCGCAACGTCGGCAACCTCATCCCCGCCGACGGTTCGGACGCCTCGATCGAGGCCGCGCTCGCCTTCGCCGTCGAGAATCTGCACGTCCGCAACATCGTCGTGTGCGGGCACTCCTCGTGCGGCGCCATGCGCGCCGTCCTGGACGGCACTCCCGCCGCCCCCGGGCTCGAGGAATGGCTGGCGCACGCCCGGCCGAGCCTGGCCCGGTTCCGCGCCGCGCCGCCGGTGGCCCTCGCCGCCGCGGCCGCGGGCTACGACGAGGTCGCGCAGCTGAGCATGGTGAACGTCGCGGTGCAGCTGCAAACCCTGCAGGCCCATCCGATCGTCAGCCGGGCCATCGCCGAGCACGGCCTCACGGTGTCGGGGTTGTTCTTCGACATCGGCACCGCGCGGGTCATCGAGATCACCACCGATACCATCGGTGAGATCGTGGATACCGATCACCGATCGGATCAATCGACCAGCTGA
- a CDS encoding glutamate racemase: MIVALIDSGLGMLPTGAWLRKLRPDLDLLLQTDPDGAPWGPKPEPWVVERVLRAARRALELGAEVIVLPCNTASVTALEHVRAAVGPQVPVVGTVPAIKPAAAACRRVAVWATAATTASRYQADLIARFGGDAEVTGVACHGLADAIDRGDLAAIELAIAQAADRTPPETEGVVLGCTHYPLVLDSIVAALPAGVRLFDSAEAVAAQTLRRMDALGRPTAGTGAVTVLNSGRPGALPGAAAAYESGRILGAREPVQRAVP, encoded by the coding sequence GTGATCGTCGCGCTCATCGATTCCGGACTGGGGATGTTGCCCACGGGGGCGTGGCTGCGGAAGTTGCGGCCCGATCTGGATCTGTTGTTGCAGACCGACCCCGATGGCGCTCCGTGGGGGCCGAAGCCGGAACCGTGGGTGGTGGAGCGGGTGCTGCGGGCCGCGCGGCGGGCGCTGGAGCTGGGCGCCGAGGTGATCGTGCTGCCGTGCAATACGGCCAGCGTGACGGCGCTCGAGCACGTGCGGGCGGCGGTCGGGCCGCAGGTCCCGGTGGTCGGGACCGTGCCCGCGATCAAGCCCGCCGCCGCGGCCTGCCGCCGGGTGGCCGTGTGGGCGACGGCCGCGACCACCGCCAGCCGGTACCAGGCGGACCTGATCGCGCGCTTCGGTGGCGACGCCGAGGTGACGGGCGTCGCCTGCCACGGCCTCGCCGACGCCATCGACCGCGGCGACCTGGCGGCGATCGAACTGGCCATCGCGCAGGCCGCCGACCGCACCCCGCCCGAAACCGAGGGCGTGGTGCTCGGCTGCACCCACTACCCCCTGGTGCTGGATTCGATCGTGGCCGCCCTGCCCGCCGGGGTGCGGCTGTTCGACAGCGCGGAAGCCGTTGCCGCCCAGACCCTGCGGCGCATGGATGCCCTCGGCCGCCCGACCGCGGGCACCGGCGCGGTCACGGTGCTGAACAGCGGCCGCCCGGGCGCGCTGCCCGGGGCCGCGGCGGCCTATGAGTCGGGCCGGATTCTCGGCGCCCGCGAGCCGGTGCAGCGGGCAGTCCCGTGA
- a CDS encoding lipase family protein, with product MDLTRPTIVSLATRPGPRRLLTALLGAALGVALAAPAVAQPIYPRPDPDPFYAAPADLADHQPGEVLAVRAMPPLLTFPGTSVTLVKFRSTDSQGRPIAATTTVLTPANHRPGDPLLSYQHIINGLGSECAVSRVLYTADPNLQVREAAALNVLLARGWSVALPDHLGPRFAYGAARLGGQITLDGIRAVRQVPELGVGGSRIAMAGYSGGGMATAWAAALQPRYAPELDIAGAAAGGVPMNLLTMVEALGTNSHPAFGLAMAAAIGLEREYPDRLPISDYMNARGLAARDAMADGCTNEILAAGAGRNALEFAQSTELINSPEARAVVAENSLELFDGIPEMPVFEWHSPTDPLIPVDAIVNTNRRYCAAGVRLQAEVNPSPEHLSAAVLGVPSMVNWLDGRLRGEPAPSNC from the coding sequence ATGGATTTGACTCGTCCGACGATCGTGTCCCTTGCCACACGCCCCGGACCCCGCCGACTACTGACCGCACTACTGGGCGCGGCCCTGGGCGTCGCGCTCGCCGCGCCCGCCGTCGCCCAGCCGATCTACCCGCGACCCGATCCGGACCCGTTCTACGCGGCGCCCGCGGATCTGGCGGACCATCAGCCCGGCGAGGTGCTGGCGGTGCGGGCGATGCCGCCGCTGCTGACCTTCCCGGGCACGTCGGTCACGCTGGTGAAGTTCCGCTCGACCGATTCGCAGGGCCGCCCGATCGCGGCCACCACCACCGTGCTGACCCCGGCCAACCATCGTCCCGGCGACCCGCTGCTGTCGTACCAGCACATCATCAACGGGCTCGGTTCGGAGTGCGCGGTGTCGCGGGTGCTCTACACCGCCGACCCGAACCTACAGGTGCGCGAGGCCGCGGCGTTGAACGTGCTGCTCGCCCGCGGGTGGAGCGTCGCGCTGCCGGACCATCTCGGCCCGCGATTCGCCTACGGTGCGGCGCGGCTGGGCGGGCAGATCACGCTGGACGGGATCCGCGCGGTCAGGCAGGTACCCGAACTGGGCGTCGGCGGCAGCCGGATCGCGATGGCCGGGTACTCCGGCGGCGGCATGGCGACGGCCTGGGCGGCGGCACTGCAGCCGCGCTACGCGCCCGAACTCGATATCGCCGGTGCGGCGGCGGGTGGTGTGCCGATGAATCTGCTGACCATGGTCGAGGCCCTGGGCACCAACTCGCATCCGGCCTTCGGGCTGGCGATGGCCGCCGCGATCGGGCTGGAGCGGGAGTATCCGGACCGGCTGCCCATCAGCGACTACATGAATGCCCGTGGGCTCGCCGCCCGCGACGCGATGGCCGACGGCTGCACCAACGAGATTCTCGCGGCCGGGGCCGGGCGCAATGCCCTCGAATTCGCCCAGAGCACCGAGTTGATCAACAGTCCCGAGGCGCGGGCCGTGGTGGCGGAGAACAGCCTGGAATTGTTCGACGGAATTCCGGAAATGCCTGTGTTCGAATGGCATTCACCGACCGATCCGCTGATTCCGGTGGACGCGATCGTCAATACCAATCGACGGTACTGTGCGGCGGGCGTGCGTTTGCAGGCCGAGGTGAACCCGTCGCCGGAACACCTGTCGGCGGCCGTATTGGGGGTGCCGTCGATGGTCAATTGGCTCGACGGGCGCTTGCGCGGTGAACCGGCGCCGTCGAACTGCTGA
- a CDS encoding DUF433 domain-containing protein: MSRITFDPNQLGGRPCIRGMRIRVKDILELLAAGETEDSILED, translated from the coding sequence GTGTCCAGAATTACGTTCGATCCGAACCAGCTCGGTGGACGTCCCTGCATCCGCGGTATGCGAATCCGCGTGAAGGACATTCTCGAACTTCTGGCCGCCGGTGAGACAGAGGACTCGATCCTCGAGGACTAG
- a CDS encoding M56 family metallopeptidase: MTALLAPALLARAVGAERSPRLGLIAWMGVIGAVTAAWAAALVLVIVDALRDLTRPGCPSLGDTCVTRLHDTVVGGYGAAVEGGLLLVGVVTTVTALVTAGRLIRMLVRARRITHEHARMVRIAGRYNAFLDAVVLDVAEPAAYCVAGKEGTVVVTRGTIAALDEDHLAAVLAHERAHLAGRHHLLLGTTRGLATVFPRIRLFTRGAVEVARLAEMCADDAAARIHGPRTVIRALLALSGVAADAAGPIEATGAWLPDRVDRLVLAACPVPFARDPLRHPALSVATIGSAIATVLAAASIAVCAPEQVSPAHAPRPMSARAAHLPAVPTLLR, from the coding sequence GTGACAGCACTTCTCGCTCCGGCGCTGCTCGCGCGCGCCGTCGGTGCCGAACGCAGTCCGCGCCTCGGGCTGATCGCGTGGATGGGGGTCATCGGCGCGGTCACGGCGGCGTGGGCGGCCGCGCTCGTCCTGGTGATCGTCGACGCGCTGCGCGATCTGACCCGGCCGGGCTGCCCGAGCCTCGGCGACACCTGCGTCACCCGGCTGCACGACACCGTCGTGGGCGGCTACGGCGCCGCGGTCGAGGGCGGGCTGCTGCTCGTCGGTGTCGTCACGACGGTCACGGCGCTGGTCACGGCGGGCCGCCTGATCCGAATGCTGGTGCGGGCGCGTCGCATTACGCACGAACACGCACGCATGGTTCGAATCGCCGGTCGGTACAACGCTTTCCTCGACGCGGTGGTTCTCGACGTCGCCGAGCCCGCCGCCTATTGCGTGGCAGGCAAGGAGGGCACCGTCGTCGTCACCCGCGGGACCATCGCGGCCCTCGACGAGGATCACCTCGCGGCCGTGCTCGCGCACGAGCGGGCGCATCTCGCCGGGCGGCATCATCTGCTGCTGGGCACGACCCGCGGGCTGGCCACGGTGTTCCCGCGGATCCGGCTGTTCACCCGCGGCGCGGTCGAGGTCGCGCGGCTGGCGGAGATGTGCGCCGACGACGCGGCGGCCCGGATTCACGGACCGCGCACCGTGATTCGGGCGCTGCTCGCCCTGTCCGGTGTGGCGGCCGACGCGGCGGGTCCGATCGAGGCGACCGGGGCCTGGCTACCGGACCGGGTGGATCGCCTGGTGCTCGCGGCCTGCCCGGTCCCCTTCGCCCGCGATCCGCTGCGGCACCCGGCGCTCTCGGTCGCGACGATCGGTTCGGCCATCGCGACCGTGCTCGCCGCGGCGAGTATCGCGGTGTGCGCGCCCGAGCAGGTCTCGCCGGCGCACGCGCCGCGTCCGATGTCGGCCCGGGCGGCGCATCTTCCGGCGGTGCCGACGCTCCTGCGCTGA
- a CDS encoding NAD(P)/FAD-dependent oxidoreductase, whose translation MSERPIVVVGAGLAGLRAAEELRRGGYSGGLVLVGDEARLPYDRPPLSKQFVRGETDDTTLRPAEFFAEKDIELRLDAAATGVDTAARQVRLADGDVLDYDQLIIATGLRPKRIPGLPAVSGVHVLRRHDDAVALRDELARASRAVVVGAGFIGCEVTASLRTRGVDVVLVEPQPQPLAASLGAEVGGLVARLHRAEGVDLRCGTGMDSLVVEGDSVAGVRLSDGTEVAAELVVIGVGSVPVTDWLAGSGIPLAEPAAGGGVLADEVGRTAVDGVWAIGDVAAWRHPTGRHKRVEHWTNAGEQAQLLTAALLGTDPPAAARVPYVWSDQYDLKIQVLGTPAAADEVRLIEDDGRKFLAHYFADGTLTAVIGAGKTGAVMKMRAQLAAAATPVP comes from the coding sequence ATGAGCGAGCGGCCCATTGTTGTTGTCGGAGCGGGTCTGGCGGGCCTGCGCGCGGCGGAGGAGCTGCGCCGCGGCGGCTATTCCGGCGGGCTGGTCCTGGTCGGTGACGAGGCGCGGCTGCCCTACGACCGGCCGCCGCTGTCCAAGCAGTTCGTGCGCGGGGAGACCGACGACACCACGCTGCGTCCCGCCGAGTTCTTCGCGGAGAAGGACATCGAGTTGCGCCTGGACGCCGCCGCGACGGGGGTCGACACCGCCGCGCGGCAGGTTCGCCTCGCCGACGGCGACGTGCTCGATTACGACCAGCTGATCATCGCGACCGGCTTGCGGCCCAAGCGGATTCCCGGCCTGCCCGCGGTGTCCGGCGTGCACGTGCTGCGCCGCCACGACGACGCCGTCGCGCTGCGCGACGAGCTGGCCCGCGCGTCCCGGGCCGTGGTGGTGGGCGCGGGTTTCATCGGCTGCGAGGTGACGGCCAGCCTGCGCACGCGCGGGGTGGACGTGGTGCTGGTGGAGCCGCAGCCGCAACCGCTGGCCGCGTCGCTGGGGGCGGAGGTCGGCGGGCTGGTCGCCCGGTTGCACCGGGCCGAGGGCGTCGATCTGCGCTGCGGCACCGGGATGGATTCGCTTGTGGTCGAGGGTGATTCGGTCGCCGGGGTGCGGCTGTCGGATGGTACCGAGGTGGCCGCCGAACTGGTGGTGATCGGCGTCGGCTCGGTGCCGGTGACCGACTGGCTGGCCGGTTCCGGTATCCCTCTCGCCGAGCCCGCTGCCGGTGGTGGCGTGCTCGCCGACGAGGTGGGCCGCACGGCGGTGGACGGCGTGTGGGCGATCGGCGACGTGGCCGCGTGGCGGCACCCGACCGGCCGGCACAAGCGCGTCGAACACTGGACCAACGCCGGCGAACAGGCCCAACTGCTCACCGCCGCGCTCCTGGGCACGGACCCGCCCGCCGCTGCCCGCGTCCCCTACGTCTGGAGCGACCAGTACGACCTGAAAATCCAGGTCCTGGGCACCCCCGCGGCCGCCGACGAGGTCCGGCTCATCGAGGACGACGGCCGCAAATTCCTCGCCCACTACTTCGCCGACGGCACCCTCACCGCGGTCATCGGCGCCGGCAAAACCGGCGCGGTAATGAAAATGCGCGCCCAGCTGGCCGCCGCGGCCACCCCCGTCCCCTGA
- the tuf gene encoding elongation factor Tu, with protein MAKAKFERTKPHVNIGTIGHVDHGKTTLTAAITKVLHDKYPDLNQSFAFDQIDKAPEEKARGITINISHVEYQTEKRHYAHVDAPGHADYIKNMITGAAQMDGAILVVAATDGPMPQTREHVLLARQVGVPYILVALNKSDMVDDEEILELVEMEVRELLASQEFDEDAPVVRVSGLKALEGDAKWAESIVELMNAVDESIPDPVRETDKPFLMPIEDVFTITGRGTVVTGRVERGIINVNEEVEITGIREKTQKTTVTGVEMFRKLLDQGQAGDNVGLLLRGLKREDVERGQVVIKPGTTTPHTEFEGQAYILSKDEGGRHTPFFNNYRPQFYFRTTDVTGVVTLPEGTEMVMPGDNTEMSVKLIQPVAMEEGLRFAIREGGRTVGAGRVTKIVK; from the coding sequence GTGGCGAAGGCGAAGTTCGAGCGGACGAAGCCCCACGTCAACATCGGCACCATCGGTCACGTCGACCACGGCAAGACCACGCTGACGGCGGCTATCACCAAGGTTCTGCACGACAAGTACCCGGACCTGAACCAGAGCTTTGCGTTCGACCAGATCGACAAGGCTCCGGAGGAGAAGGCTCGCGGTATCACGATCAACATCTCTCACGTCGAGTACCAGACGGAGAAGCGGCACTACGCCCACGTCGACGCGCCGGGCCACGCCGACTACATCAAGAACATGATCACCGGTGCGGCCCAGATGGACGGCGCCATCCTCGTGGTCGCCGCCACCGACGGCCCGATGCCGCAGACCCGTGAGCACGTGCTGCTCGCCCGTCAGGTCGGCGTGCCCTACATCCTGGTCGCGCTGAACAAGTCGGACATGGTCGACGACGAGGAGATCCTCGAGCTCGTCGAGATGGAGGTCCGCGAGCTGCTGGCCTCGCAGGAGTTCGACGAGGACGCTCCGGTCGTCCGCGTTTCCGGCCTGAAGGCGCTGGAGGGCGACGCGAAGTGGGCCGAGTCGATCGTCGAGCTGATGAACGCCGTCGACGAGTCGATCCCGGACCCGGTTCGTGAGACCGACAAGCCGTTCCTGATGCCGATCGAGGACGTCTTCACGATCACCGGTCGTGGCACCGTCGTCACCGGTCGTGTCGAGCGCGGCATCATCAACGTCAACGAGGAAGTCGAGATCACCGGCATCCGCGAGAAGACGCAGAAGACCACGGTCACCGGCGTCGAGATGTTCCGCAAGCTGCTCGACCAGGGCCAGGCCGGCGACAACGTCGGTCTGCTGCTGCGCGGCCTCAAGCGTGAGGACGTGGAGCGCGGCCAGGTCGTCATCAAGCCGGGCACCACGACTCCGCACACCGAGTTCGAGGGCCAGGCGTACATCCTGTCGAAGGACGAGGGCGGCCGCCACACCCCGTTCTTCAACAACTACCGCCCGCAGTTCTACTTCCGCACCACCGACGTGACCGGCGTCGTGACCCTCCCCGAGGGCACCGAAATGGTCATGCCGGGCGACAACACCGAGATGAGCGTCAAGCTGATCCAGCCCGTCGCCATGGAAGAGGGCCTGCGTTTCGCGATCCGTGAGGGCGGCCGCACCGTCGGCGCCGGCCGCGTCACCAAGATCGTCAAGTAA
- a CDS encoding SPW repeat domain-containing protein, producing MFTESRAQDFVAIVLGAFTALSPLWVDTSSRATWTLIVLGVLIALTGLAQLARPAMSELDYAMGALGVLLFISPWVMNYDAFSGASWTAWIVGVLTVVVAVAALPQVTARLHTAH from the coding sequence ATGTTCACCGAGAGTCGCGCGCAGGATTTCGTAGCCATCGTGCTCGGCGCCTTCACCGCGCTGTCACCCCTCTGGGTCGACACCAGTTCCCGGGCGACGTGGACGCTGATCGTCCTCGGCGTGCTGATCGCCCTGACCGGTCTGGCACAGCTGGCACGCCCGGCGATGTCGGAGTTGGACTACGCGATGGGCGCGCTCGGCGTGCTGCTGTTCATCTCCCCGTGGGTGATGAACTACGACGCATTCAGTGGCGCCTCCTGGACCGCGTGGATCGTCGGAGTGCTGACCGTCGTCGTCGCGGTGGCGGCGCTTCCCCAAGTGACGGCGCGCCTGCATACTGCTCACTGA
- a CDS encoding TetR/AcrR family transcriptional regulator has protein sequence MPKPHRAGRRRRSKVDGDARQLILDAAENLFAAQGFDATATAAIATSAGVPKGLVFYYFPTKDSILSALMAERVPAQPLTDIETVVTPGDPATSLVNLDAALNLRDHHSSVLRVIMWREADTHPDVRKQLRRIRDQLLDVTARVLQASAPAPVQPGTLRACATAWVSGVLAITTTDRLHALDGLTLPTTDEILNLSQVIAAGMTQLG, from the coding sequence ATGCCCAAACCCCATCGAGCGGGGCGTCGCCGGCGCAGCAAGGTCGACGGCGACGCCCGTCAGCTCATCCTGGACGCCGCCGAGAACCTTTTCGCGGCACAGGGTTTCGACGCCACCGCAACGGCGGCCATCGCCACGTCCGCGGGCGTCCCGAAGGGCTTGGTCTTCTACTACTTCCCCACCAAGGATTCGATCCTGTCGGCGCTGATGGCCGAGCGGGTGCCCGCGCAGCCGCTCACCGACATCGAAACCGTCGTCACCCCGGGCGATCCCGCCACCAGCCTGGTGAACCTGGACGCCGCGCTGAACCTGCGCGACCATCACTCCTCCGTGCTGCGCGTGATCATGTGGCGCGAGGCCGACACCCACCCCGACGTCCGAAAGCAGTTGCGGCGCATTCGCGATCAGCTGCTCGACGTCACCGCCCGCGTGCTGCAGGCCAGCGCGCCCGCCCCGGTACAGCCGGGCACGCTGCGCGCGTGCGCCACGGCCTGGGTCTCGGGAGTACTGGCCATCACCACCACCGACCGCCTGCACGCGCTCGACGGCCTCACCCTGCCGACCACCGACGAGATTCTCAATCTCTCCCAGGTCATCGCGGCGGGCATGACCCAACTCGGCTGA
- a CDS encoding BlaI/MecI/CopY family transcriptional regulator, giving the protein MDARGFGDLEAVVMDRVWRRTSPTTVREVFEELSGERSIAYTTVLSTMDNLHRKGWLERERAGRAYRYRAVLTREQYSARLMREALGRGGRADLVLAHFVDGISAEESDSLHAALCRRGHRACE; this is encoded by the coding sequence GTGGACGCACGGGGTTTCGGAGACCTGGAGGCCGTGGTGATGGATCGAGTCTGGCGACGCACGTCGCCGACGACGGTGCGCGAGGTGTTCGAGGAACTGTCCGGAGAACGCAGCATCGCCTACACCACGGTCCTGTCCACCATGGACAATCTGCACCGCAAGGGCTGGCTGGAACGCGAGCGCGCGGGGCGGGCCTACCGCTACCGGGCGGTGCTGACGCGCGAGCAGTACAGCGCCCGGCTGATGCGCGAGGCGCTCGGGCGCGGCGGCCGGGCCGACCTGGTGCTGGCGCATTTCGTCGACGGCATCAGCGCCGAGGAGTCCGACAGTCTGCACGCGGCGCTGTGCAGGCGGGGGCACCGCGCCTGCGAGTGA